DNA sequence from the Tenacibaculum mesophilum genome:
GAAAGTGATGAATAAGGTTGAGGTAGAAGCTCGTCATGAAATCGAGTTAGAAGAATATTCAAAGAAAATACAAATAGAAAGTAGAGTGCTAGGTGATATTGCAAGAAACCATATTATACCTATTGCTATTCAATACCAAAATACGTTGATAGAAAATGTAAGAGGACTGAAAGAGATTTTTGGAAATAATTTTGAGAAATACGCTAACGAACAAATCGATTTAATTCAGAAAATATCTAATCATATCGCTGAAATTAACTCTAAAGTAGAAGATATGATTGAAGAACGTAAAAAGGCAAATAAACTAGAAGGACAAAAAAATGCAGATGCTTACTGTAACAAAGTGAAACCTTATTTTGACGAAATTCGTTATCACTGTGATAAATTAGAATTAATGGTAGATGATAATTTATGGCCTTTAACTAAGTACAGGGAGCTTTTGTTTACTAGATAAAATAACCTATTTTGAATGAGAAAAAACATTTATTAAAAAAGGGGGAAAACCCCTTTTTTTAATAAAAATGAAAATGAAAAAAACAAAGCCAAAGACTACGTTTATAGCGTGTTTTTGGCTTTTTCTTATTTTATTTTTTTAAGTATAGAAATCTTGATTGGTTTTTGAAGCTAAAAAAAATTGTATATTAGCTATGTTTAAACAAACAGTCTATATATAGATTCTTACAGTTTTATTTTAAACTGATGGATGTAATTACAGTTACCAAACTAATCTTACATTTTACCCCATAATTTTATCTTACCCTTATTTACTTAGCATTCTCCCATAATAAGCATTATTAGTATTTGTATGCTTATATCATACATAGGGTATGCTAAAAATCAATTAACGTATTTTAAAATTATCTATTATGAAAAATTTTTTATTAGCAGCTATTTTTTTAGCTTCAGGAACCGTTTTCGCACAGTTCGCAAACCCATTACCAACACCAAAAGCTAACTGTTTAGGGTGTTCAGTAGCACAAGTAGGTCCTTCTTATGGAGATAGAGGAGCAGCAATAAACACGAGTTACGTAGATCAAACAGGACACATGAATGATGCAAGTGTAGTTCAAACTGGAGTAGGTAACTTATCAAATATCGATCAAGATGGTCAAAACCAAGGATTTTCTGGAGGTTTAGGAAACGAAGCGACTGTATACCAAAGAGGAAGAAAGAACGAAACCGACATTAAACAACATGGAGATTACAATTCTGGTTTTGTAAATCAAGTAGGATATAAAAACTACGCACAACAAGATGTAGGTGTAGGTTGGGCAGAAAATAACAGAGCATATGCTTACCAAACAGGACGTCAAAATACTTCTATTCAAAAACAACGTTATGATAATAATGTAGCTATTGTAGCACAATCTGGTAGAAGAAATTTAGCTCACCAAGATCAAAGTACAGGAACTAATGGTGCACCAGGTAGTGTAGCAGGTATTTTACAAGTCGGTAACTATAATAAGGCTAAACAAGTACAAAGAGGTAGTTTTAATATAGATGGAATAGCTCAATTTGGAAACGGAAATATGGCTTCTACTACGCAAACATCAACAGGGGGGATAAATATTTCTGGTATTGGACAGACAGGTTCGGGGAATGAAGCTTGTGTTGATCAAAACGCTGATGCTGGTATTAACTTAAGTTTAATTAGTCAGTTTGGTGTAGAAAATCATGCGTCTGTTATTCAAGACGCACAAGGTTCAGGAAATGCTAGCTTTATCGGTCAAGCAGGTTATATGAATAAAGCTTGTGTTGAACAAACAGGACTATAATTTATTTATTAATAAAACTTTAAGAGAAGGGAGGAACTCTTCTCTCTTCTCTTAACTTATTAAAATGAAGGTAATGAAAGATATGAAAACAATATTATTTATAATGCTGGTTACTTTTAATCTTACTATTATGTCACAGCAAAAAACATCTACATATTTTGTATCTGTACCTCAAATAGGAAATGATGTTTCTTTTGTAATACTAGAGAAAAATATTAATTCATTAAATAATTCACAAGATTTTACCTATTCAGCAGCTAATCAAAATTACCTAACAATAAATCAAGTAGGAATAAATAATGTAGCAGAATTAAAAAGTGGAGTTAGAGATGTACAGTTAGTGGGGCAAAAGGGAAAAAACAACTATTATAGCTTTATAGATTATTACAATGCTTCTTCTACAAAAATGAATATTCTTCAACAGGGGAATGCAAATTCATTACAGGTGTACGGAACAAACTCTTTAATGGAAAATGTAAAAATCATTCAAAAATCTAATTATAAAACAATTATAGTTAGGAACTATTAAAATGATGCTAAGGTTTAATTTCTTTAAAAGAAAAATAAAATATATTATTCTGTTTTTACTTTGTATAACAACAAGTTATGCTCAAGAAATAAATCAGGTAAAAGCCAAAATTCTTATTCTTAAAAAAGACAATTTTATAGCAGTAAAAGCACAAGCTGAAAATGAAGGAGTATTGTTTAAAGATGAGTTTAATTACAACTTATTGGTGTTAAAAAAGAATAAAGATGGAAGCTACTCTAACAATAAACAATCAGGAGAATTTTCTTTAAAACCTAATGAAAAAAAAGAACTTTCATTAATAAGGTTAAGCTTAAACCCTGATGAAGAGCTAAGAGCTTATTTATTTATAAAGCACAAGGAAACTTTAATAGATAAAGATACTTTAGTAATAGTACCTAAAAAGGTAGGTATAATAAAAAAAGAAAAAATAGACGAATCTAATTTTGTGTTAAAAGGATTGGTTATTGAAGAAGCAATAACAAAAATAGGGAAAGACTTTTATGATTTTTTTTACCAAGAATACCTGCTCTCAGGCTTAAAGTATCCTTTCATTATAAAAATAAAAGAGAAACCAGGATTAAGAAGAACTACAGTTTTAATTATTGAAGCTGATGATAAAAAGATTTTTGAGTTCATGACAATGCCAGGAGAAGATTTTCTTAAACGAGCTGTTAAAGCATCTTTGGTAAGATTAAGTAGTTACTCAAAACAGAGAAATACATTATTAAGTTATAAAATTTAAACAAAGTAAGTTATGAAAATAGCAACCAAACTTATAACAATTGTTTTATTTTTAATAAGTTCATTTACTTTTTCACAAGAACTAGTTTATAAACCAGTTAATCCATTTTTTGGAGGAAATAATCCATTCGGGTATCAGCAAATTTTGGCATCAGCAAATGCACAAAACGATTTTCAAGAAGAAACACAAGATCCTTTTCAACAACCATCAGACTTAGAAAACTTTACTAATAGTTTAAACAGGCAACTACTAAACTCATTATCTCAAGATTTATTTCAAGAACAATTTGGAGATCAAGGATTAACTGTTGGAACTTATGTGTTTGGATCTTTAGTAGTAGAAGTAACACCTACCAGTGGAGGTTTATCTGTAAATATTTTAAATACCCAAACAGGTGAACAAACACAAATTATAATACCAAACAATTAACAACAAAACGACTAATCATAACTTAAATTTTATGAGAAAATTATTATTCAAATTACTATTCTCTTTAAGTTTTATCTTGTTTTCTAGTTGTGGAGCATACCTAAATCAGCCATTCCAAACAACGAATGCTAGAATAGGGGAAAACACCTCTTTACAAAACGATTTAATTAAGAATATTCTACCTGTCGAAAAAGTAATCGTAGGAGTTTATAAATTTAGAGATCAAACAGGACAATACAAGCCGACTGAAAACGGTTCTACATTTAGTACCGCGGTAACGCAAGGAGGTACATCAATTCTATTAAAATCACTAGAAGAGTCAAAATGGTTTACTCCAATAGAAAGAGAAAATATCGCTAATTTATTAAATGAACGACAAATAATAAGGTCAACAAGGCAAGAATATCAAGGAGTTAACTCTACAAAAATGCCACCATTACTTTTTGCTGGAATTATTTTAGAAGGAGGTGTGGTTTCTTATGATTCTAATATTATTACAGGAGGTTCAGGAGTTAGATATTTTGGAGCAGGAGCATCTAATCAATATAGACAAGATAGAATAACCGTTTATTTAAGAGCCGTATCTACATCAAATGGACAAATTTTAAAAAATATTTACGTATCAAAAACAGTACTCTCTCAAGGAATTTCAGCAAACTTATATAGATATGTTTCTTTAAGAAGATTGTTAGAAGTAGAAACAGGAGTAACCAAAAATGAACCTATGCAATTAGCTGTAAAAGAAGCGATAGATAAAGCAGTTGAACAGTTGATTATAGAAGGTGTTGTAGATGGTTTATGGACTCCTCAAGGAGGTGATAAGGTTGTCAACCTCTTTAAAAAAGAGTATTTAAAAGAAAAAAATGAAGCAGACAACACATTACTTTTTAATAGAAAGCAGGAAACAAGAAGAGCAAAAAATTCAATGACTGTAATGGGAGGCGCTTCAATAATTTCAGGAGATTATTCAAAACCCGTAGCAAGATTTGGTTTTGACTTAAAATACAGATATTTTTTTAAGAACCCTCGATTTAGTTTTGGAGGAAGCATAGGAAGGTTTGAGTTAGAAAACGAACAATCTTTTAAAAATACTTTTTTAACATCTAGTATTTTTCTAGAATACAATATGATGCCTTACGATAGGTTAACACCGTATGCATACATAGGTGTAGGTTCAGTTTTAGAGAAAAACCTAGACAATCCTATGTTTAAATTTCAATATGGTTTAGGGTTAGAGTATTTAGTAACAAATAAAATAGGATTAACTCTTTATGGAGAAAATTATCTTTTAGGTTCAGACAACTTAGATAAGCTAGTTAGAGGAAAGAGAAATGATTTTATTTGGAGAGTAGGAGCAGGTATAAATGTTTATTTTTAAGAAAAGAAATAATGAAAAAAATAATAAAAATAACAATACTCTTAATTTGTGTAACCTTATTTAATTGTAGTGAAGATACTGTAGATTATGTAGAGTTCGGAACAATTAAAGGTCGTGTAGTTAAAAAGAAAAGTTTCGAACCTATTACAAATGCAAAAATTGCATTATCACCTACCAATAACACAAGTTTTACCGATGAAGATGGTTACTTCTTAATGGAAG
Encoded proteins:
- a CDS encoding curli assembly protein CsgF; protein product: MKIATKLITIVLFLISSFTFSQELVYKPVNPFFGGNNPFGYQQILASANAQNDFQEETQDPFQQPSDLENFTNSLNRQLLNSLSQDLFQEQFGDQGLTVGTYVFGSLVVEVTPTSGGLSVNILNTQTGEQTQIIIPNN
- a CDS encoding CsgG/HfaB family protein; amino-acid sequence: MRKLLFKLLFSLSFILFSSCGAYLNQPFQTTNARIGENTSLQNDLIKNILPVEKVIVGVYKFRDQTGQYKPTENGSTFSTAVTQGGTSILLKSLEESKWFTPIERENIANLLNERQIIRSTRQEYQGVNSTKMPPLLFAGIILEGGVVSYDSNIITGGSGVRYFGAGASNQYRQDRITVYLRAVSTSNGQILKNIYVSKTVLSQGISANLYRYVSLRRLLEVETGVTKNEPMQLAVKEAIDKAVEQLIIEGVVDGLWTPQGGDKVVNLFKKEYLKEKNEADNTLLFNRKQETRRAKNSMTVMGGASIISGDYSKPVARFGFDLKYRYFFKNPRFSFGGSIGRFELENEQSFKNTFLTSSIFLEYNMMPYDRLTPYAYIGVGSVLEKNLDNPMFKFQYGLGLEYLVTNKIGLTLYGENYLLGSDNLDKLVRGKRNDFIWRVGAGINVYF
- a CDS encoding CsgE family curli-type amyloid fiber assembly protein, which codes for MMLRFNFFKRKIKYIILFLLCITTSYAQEINQVKAKILILKKDNFIAVKAQAENEGVLFKDEFNYNLLVLKKNKDGSYSNNKQSGEFSLKPNEKKELSLIRLSLNPDEELRAYLFIKHKETLIDKDTLVIVPKKVGIIKKEKIDESNFVLKGLVIEEAITKIGKDFYDFFYQEYLLSGLKYPFIIKIKEKPGLRRTTVLIIEADDKKIFEFMTMPGEDFLKRAVKASLVRLSSYSKQRNTLLSYKI